In Acidobacteriota bacterium, one genomic interval encodes:
- the shc gene encoding squalene--hopene cyclase gives MASLTRGLHERPESSPTPPPASDRARTAQRRAGTPRPRPAKVIDLTIAAAVRHLLGQRREDGHWCAELEGDTILESEYVLLLHFLGRGDDPRVAACCERLRGQQQQDGGWAIYPDGPTDPSVSVKAYLCLKLAGDDPQSPRMADARRAILRAGGLRACNSYTKLYLSIFGLWTWRRSPAVPPELILLPRWFCFNLHEMSSWTRTIVVPLSVIWALRPSVPLDVTLDELQGRRAPGRRRTTLYESFWSRVFAGVNGLIKLVEVIGPVPGWRRPALKKAEEWLVAHVEGSDGLGAIFPAMVNAVIAFRCLGYEESHPLVQGQLRELERFEIEEVGEMRLQPCLSPVWDTALSVGALLAADMDGNDAPIREAVEWLLEREVTVAGDWREKSLQDASGGWCFEYRNDHYPDCDDTAEVLLVLAAVQGRAGELEARKQAAAARGKRWLLGLQNPDGGWASFDRCCDKQVLTLIPFADHNAMIDPSTPDITARVISALLAHGHDPGEEPVRRATDYLLREQERDGSWPGRWGANGIYGTWLALSALAPLAARTGGRAGERLSRACRLGRRWLLAVQNEDGGWGESLRSYDDPGFRGRGRSTASQTAWAMMGLIASLESQVWSEDAAPTVAALDRGVAFLQERQRDDGSWCDRDWTGVGFPGVFYLRYHGYAQYFPLEALAAYRRLAVPEPDAMSANGPF, from the coding sequence CTCCTCGCCCTCGGCCAGCCAAGGTCATCGACCTGACGATCGCCGCGGCCGTCCGCCATCTGCTGGGCCAGCGCCGGGAAGACGGCCACTGGTGCGCCGAACTCGAGGGCGACACGATTCTCGAGTCGGAGTACGTTCTGCTGCTTCACTTCCTGGGCCGCGGCGACGACCCGCGCGTCGCGGCTTGCTGCGAGCGGTTGCGCGGCCAGCAGCAGCAGGACGGCGGCTGGGCGATCTACCCGGACGGGCCGACGGACCCGAGCGTCTCGGTCAAGGCCTACCTGTGCCTGAAACTCGCCGGCGACGATCCCCAATCGCCGCGGATGGCCGATGCGCGCCGGGCGATCCTGCGGGCGGGCGGACTGCGGGCGTGCAACTCGTACACGAAGCTCTACCTGTCGATCTTCGGGCTGTGGACCTGGCGGCGGTCGCCGGCGGTGCCCCCGGAGCTCATCCTGCTGCCCCGCTGGTTTTGCTTCAACCTCCACGAGATGTCCTCCTGGACCCGGACGATCGTGGTGCCGCTGTCGGTGATCTGGGCCCTCAGGCCGAGCGTGCCGCTCGATGTGACGCTCGACGAACTTCAGGGGAGAAGAGCGCCCGGACGCAGGCGGACGACTCTCTACGAGTCGTTCTGGTCCCGTGTGTTCGCCGGCGTCAACGGCCTGATCAAGCTGGTGGAGGTCATCGGCCCGGTGCCCGGGTGGCGTCGCCCCGCCCTGAAGAAGGCGGAGGAATGGCTGGTTGCCCACGTCGAGGGCTCGGACGGTCTGGGTGCGATTTTCCCGGCGATGGTCAACGCGGTCATCGCGTTCCGCTGCCTGGGCTACGAGGAGAGTCATCCGCTGGTCCAGGGCCAACTGCGGGAACTCGAACGGTTCGAGATCGAGGAGGTCGGAGAGATGCGGCTCCAGCCTTGCCTGTCGCCGGTTTGGGACACGGCGCTGTCGGTGGGTGCCCTGCTCGCGGCGGACATGGACGGGAACGACGCGCCCATCCGGGAAGCGGTGGAGTGGTTGCTCGAGCGGGAGGTCACCGTTGCTGGCGACTGGCGGGAGAAGAGCCTTCAGGACGCTTCGGGGGGTTGGTGTTTCGAGTACCGCAACGATCACTACCCCGATTGCGACGACACGGCGGAAGTCCTGCTGGTTCTGGCCGCGGTCCAGGGCCGGGCCGGCGAGCTGGAAGCGCGGAAGCAGGCAGCGGCGGCGCGCGGGAAGCGCTGGCTCCTTGGTCTGCAGAATCCAGACGGAGGCTGGGCCTCGTTCGACCGCTGCTGCGACAAGCAGGTGCTGACCCTCATCCCCTTCGCGGACCACAACGCGATGATCGATCCGAGCACCCCCGACATCACCGCCCGGGTGATCAGCGCCCTGTTGGCTCATGGACACGATCCGGGCGAGGAACCGGTCCGACGCGCGACGGACTACCTGCTGCGCGAGCAGGAGAGGGATGGAAGCTGGCCGGGGCGCTGGGGCGCCAACGGCATCTACGGCACCTGGCTTGCCCTCTCCGCGCTGGCGCCGCTGGCTGCGCGGACGGGTGGCCGAGCGGGGGAACGTCTGAGCCGGGCATGCCGGCTCGGCCGGCGCTGGCTGCTCGCGGTGCAGAACGAGGACGGCGGTTGGGGAGAGTCGCTGCGCTCCTACGATGATCCCGGCTTCAGGGGCCGCGGGCGCAGCACGGCTTCGCAGACCGCCTGGGCGATGATGGGTCTGATCGCGTCGCTCGAATCGCAGGTCTGGAGCGAAGACGCGGCCCCGACCGTGGCTGCGCTGGATCGCGGCGTGGCGTTCCTGCAGGAGCGCCAGCGCGATGACGGTTCGTGGTGCGACCGCGACTGGACCGGCGTAGGCTTTCCCGGCGTGTTCTACCTCCGCTACCACGGCTACGCGCAGTACTTCCCGCTCGAGGCGCTGGCCGCGTACAGACGTCTGGCCGTGCCGGAGCCTGACGCGATGTCCGCGAACGGACCCTTCTGA